From the genome of bacterium, one region includes:
- the thiC gene encoding phosphomethylpyrimidine synthase ThiC: MTLKAKANDGEISDEIQQIAKSENVTLEFIHQGLCEGTIVIPHNPNHKKLSRQCGIGKGLRTKVNANIGTSPSITNLQEELKKTKVAIEAGADTIMDLSIGGDIRKIRLEILKDLEVPLGTVPIYQAAIEAVDNKGSILEMTPESILKVIEEQAKDGVDFMTIHAGVTKHTIERLKNQERIMDVVSRGGAFLIEWMIFHNQENPLYQYFDAILNIAFEYDIVLSLGDGLRPGCLKDATDRPQIQELITLGELTKRAFEKNVQVMIEGPGHIPINQISANVLLEKRLCYEAPFYVLGPLVTDIAPGYDHITGAIGGAIAAASGADFLCYVTSAEHLRLPTIEDVKEGVITSRIAAHAGDVAKGIPCALDRDIQMAQARKKLDWETQIKLAIDPERASKYQQQSPPLSEGCTMCGKYCAMKEVEKFFRR, translated from the coding sequence GTGACTCTGAAGGCAAAAGCTAATGACGGGGAAATATCTGACGAGATACAACAAATAGCCAAAAGTGAAAATGTCACATTAGAATTTATTCACCAGGGGCTATGTGAAGGAACCATCGTTATTCCTCATAATCCTAATCATAAAAAACTATCCAGACAATGCGGTATTGGAAAGGGACTTCGGACGAAAGTCAATGCCAATATTGGAACATCACCGAGTATCACTAATCTTCAAGAAGAACTAAAAAAAACTAAAGTGGCAATCGAGGCTGGTGCGGATACGATAATGGATTTATCTATTGGTGGAGATATAAGAAAGATAAGACTTGAAATACTTAAGGATTTAGAAGTGCCTCTTGGAACCGTGCCGATTTATCAAGCCGCTATCGAAGCGGTTGATAATAAAGGGTCAATCCTTGAAATGACCCCAGAATCAATCTTAAAGGTGATTGAAGAGCAGGCAAAAGATGGTGTTGACTTTATGACTATTCATGCAGGTGTAACTAAACACACGATTGAAAGGTTAAAAAATCAAGAAAGAATTATGGATGTCGTTAGTCGAGGTGGGGCATTTTTAATCGAGTGGATGATTTTTCATAACCAGGAAAATCCACTTTATCAATATTTTGATGCTATCCTGAATATCGCTTTTGAATATGATATTGTTTTGAGTCTTGGTGATGGGCTACGGCCTGGTTGCTTAAAAGATGCTACTGATAGACCACAGATACAAGAATTAATCACCTTAGGTGAATTAACTAAGCGAGCCTTTGAAAAAAATGTTCAGGTAATGATTGAGGGACCAGGTCATATACCGATAAATCAAATTTCAGCAAATGTTTTATTAGAAAAAAGGCTATGTTACGAGGCACCATTTTATGTTTTGGGACCCCTTGTTACTGATATAGCCCCGGGTTATGACCATATCACCGGGGCAATAGGTGGAGCAATTGCGGCCGCTTCTGGTGCTGATTTCCTGTGTTATGTTACCTCAGCAGAACATCTTAGACTCCCAACGATTGAGGATGTTAAGGAAGGAGTTATCACCTCAAGAATAGCCGCTCATGCCGGCGATGTCGCTAAAGGTATTCCTTGTGCATTGGATAGGGATATACAAATGGCTCAGGCACGAAAAAAATTAGATTGGGAAACTCAAATTAAACTGGCAATTGACCCTGAAAGGGCAAGTAAATACCAACAACAATCTCCACCACTATCTGAAGGTTGCACGATGTGTGGAAAATATTGTGCGATGAAAGAGGTAGAAAAGTTTTTTAGGAGGTAA